A region of the Bacteroidota bacterium genome:
TGCAGCATACCGCTGCTGCAAATCCAAACCCTAAACCAACAACCGTCCCCGGAGCTATGATGAACACCCTACCTCAACAGCACAATCCACCTCCCCCCATAAATTTTCCCACTTTTCTTCCTATTTTCGCACTAAATAATAGTGATTATGGCGGAAGTAATACGTATGCCCCGAATGAGCGACACCATGACAGAGGGAACTTTTGTGGAATGGCATAAAAAAGTGGGCGATACAGTAAAATCAGGTGATATTCTTGCAGAAGTGGAGACCGATAAGGCCACTATGGAGCTCGAAAACTATGTGAAAGGAACACTGTTGTATATAGGGGTTGAAAAGGGAAAAAGTGCTCAGGTTGATCAGGTTATCGCAATTGTTGGTGCTCCCGGTGAAGATTTTCAGGCATTGTTGAATGATTCAGGCAAAACCGCAGCTCCGGTTGAAAAAAAGGAAGAAAAAGCGCCCGAAGCTGAGCCAAAGGCAGAGGTGAAAACCGAAGTTAAGGAAGCAGCCAAAGTTGAAACTAAAACTGAGGAAAAACCTGAAACCAAAACCGAAGCACCGGTTGCCAAAGAAAATACCGAAGACGGCAGAATAAAAGCATCACCTTTAGCGAAAAAAATTGCTCAGGATAAAGGCATTAGCCTCGACGCTGTTTCAGGTAGCGGACCTGAAGGTCGCATCATTAAAAAAGATGTAGAAGAATTTGTTCCGCAAACAAAAGAAGCTGCTAAAACGGAAAAACCTGTTATCCAAATTCCTCAAATTGTTGGCGAAGAAGGATACGATGAAACACCGGTTTCGCAAATGCGAAAAGTTATCGCTGCACGTTTATCGCAAAGTAAATTTACTGCACCACATTTTTATTTAACCATTTCGGTTGATATGGATAATGCAATCGCTGCACGTAAATCACTTAACGAAGTGAGCCCGGTAAAAATATCTTTTAACGACCTCGTTGTGAAAGCTTCCGCAATGGCATTGCGTCGAAATCCTGCTGTTAATTCAAGTTGGTTAGGCGATACCATCAGAACAAATAAACATATTCATATTGGTGTTGCTGTTGCAATAAATGACGGATTGGTTGTGCCGGTAATTCGTTTTGCAGATAATAAATCGTTGTCGCAAATTTCTGCTGAAACAGGCGACCTTGCCGAACGTGCAAAAAATAGAAAATTACAGCCTGCCGACTGGGAAGGAAATACATTTACCATTTCCAATTTGGGTATGATGGGTATCGAAGAATTTACTGCAATTATAAATCCGCCGGACGCTTGTATCCTTGCTGTGGGCGGCATTCAGCAGGTTCCGGTTGTTAAAAACGGACAAGTTGTTCCGGGCAATGTGATGAAACTTACCATGAGTTGTGATCATCGCGTGGTTGATGGCGCTGTTGGTGCAAAATTTTTACAAACATTAAAACAATATCTCGAAGATCCCGTTCGGATGCTTGCTTAAATTATAAATAAAATGGTTGGTTTTTACCGACCATTTTTGTTTTAGTAAATAAATTAGTCGGAACTTTTTCTGCCATTTTTGAATTTTAATAATATGTCGAAAAAAACTTTGGTAATTGGTGCTTCCAATAATCCTGAACGTTATGCATATCGCGCTGTAAAAAAATTAACGGCGCACGGTCATCCCGTTTTGGCACTCGGAAAAAAAGATGAAATGATCGATAATATTCCGGTGGTAAAAGAACGTCCCCTCGACAACGATATTGATACGGTTACACTTTATGTAAATCCACAATTGCAAAAAAATTATTACGATTATATCTTGCAACTGCACCCAAAACGAATCATTTTTAATCCCGGTACCGAAAACGATGAACTCGCAAACCTCGCCGAAAAAAACGGCATCCAAACAATCGAAGCATGCACACTGGTAATGCTCTCTATTGGCGATTATTAAAATATTAACTATAAACTTTTTTTGGGCGTTTCCCCTATAGTAGATAAATAATTTGCCCCCGCAAATTATTTATCTACTATAGGGGTCGGGCTTTTCGCTCCAAGTCCTCGTCGCTTCCACTGCGTTACAGCGCCTGTGGGCTTTCCACTCCAATCCCTAACGCGATTCGGAGTAAAAATTCCAATTTGATTCAAACAGCACATTAAAAAAATTGATTTAATATTGCATTACATTTATAACCGGAAATTTTGAGCACTGTAATATCACATACCGAAGAAAATTACCTGAAGGCAATATTTAAACTTTCAGAAATGCAAAATGGTAATGTCAGCACCAATGCGATTGCCGAAAAACTATCTACTACGGCAGCATCGGTAACCGATATGCTCAAAAAGTTGGCAACCAAAAAATTATTACACTACGAAAAATATTACGGTGTTTCGTTAACTGAAAAAGGAAAAAAACTCGCGAAAGATTTAATACGTAAACACCGTCTCTGGGAAACATTTTTAGTAGATAAATTAAAATTCAGTTGGGATGAAGTTGATGAACTCGCCGAACAACTGGAACATATTAATTCCGAAATTTTAACCGACCGTATCGACCATTTTCTCGGCTTCCCTAAATTCGACCCACATGGTGACCCTATTCCCGATAAAGATGGAAATATCGATTATCATGAAGATATTACACTCGATAAAATGCAAAAGGGTGATGAAGGTATAATTGCAGGTGTTATCGACCACTCAACACAATTTCTGCAATATCTCAATAAAATTCAATTGGTAATTCATACACGCATCAAAATAAAAGATGACGAAGAATACGACCAAAGTAAAGTGATTTTAATTAATCACAAACACGAATTGGTTGTTTCGCAAAAAGTAGCTGCAAATTTATTAGTCCGGAAAACAAAATGATTTGTTAAACTCCGGCGCTTGGTTCAGGCACCAACATTTTTTTATTTCTGCTCACTAGCAAATTACCACAAAAAGCGATTAAAAATAATCCGCCCAATACAGTTACCATTGCACCTGAAACCGATGCATTTAAAAGTAAGGCAAGATAATATCCACCCACACTGGCAACAATACCTATAGCTGCAGCCAATAAAAGCATCACTTTTAATTTATGTGTAATTAAATAAGCTGTTGCACCCGGAACAATTAAAAATGCTACAACTAAAATAGCACCTACACTTTCAAACGATAATACGGTTGTCATCGACACGGCACCCATTAATAAATAATGCCACAAGGTTACTGATACGCCAAGTGTAATGGCATAATCCGGATCAAATGTCGTTAAGTATAATCCCTTGTATCCAATTAAAATAAATCCTAAAATAAAAATGAATAAACTACCCAATAACCAAACTGCAGTTGGCACACCCGCCCACGTTTCGAAATTAATAAATGTAATGTCGCCATATAAAACGCAGTCTTGATCTAAATCTACCTTATCTGCAAAATAGGTAATTAATATTACACCTAATGCAAATAACCAGGTAAAACTTATTCCGATGCTGGCATCCTCTTGCAATTTTGCTTTTTTATGAAATAATTCTATTAAAACGGTGCACAACATCCCAAAAGCAGCTGCTCCAATTAACATCGGAACCGAGTTTCTTGAACCA
Encoded here:
- a CDS encoding pyruvate dehydrogenase complex dihydrolipoamide acetyltransferase — protein: MAEVIRMPRMSDTMTEGTFVEWHKKVGDTVKSGDILAEVETDKATMELENYVKGTLLYIGVEKGKSAQVDQVIAIVGAPGEDFQALLNDSGKTAAPVEKKEEKAPEAEPKAEVKTEVKEAAKVETKTEEKPETKTEAPVAKENTEDGRIKASPLAKKIAQDKGISLDAVSGSGPEGRIIKKDVEEFVPQTKEAAKTEKPVIQIPQIVGEEGYDETPVSQMRKVIAARLSQSKFTAPHFYLTISVDMDNAIAARKSLNEVSPVKISFNDLVVKASAMALRRNPAVNSSWLGDTIRTNKHIHIGVAVAINDGLVVPVIRFADNKSLSQISAETGDLAERAKNRKLQPADWEGNTFTISNLGMMGIEEFTAIINPPDACILAVGGIQQVPVVKNGQVVPGNVMKLTMSCDHRVVDGAVGAKFLQTLKQYLEDPVRMLA
- a CDS encoding CoA-binding protein; the protein is MSKKTLVIGASNNPERYAYRAVKKLTAHGHPVLALGKKDEMIDNIPVVKERPLDNDIDTVTLYVNPQLQKNYYDYILQLHPKRIIFNPGTENDELANLAEKNGIQTIEACTLVMLSIGDY
- a CDS encoding metal ABC transporter permease, with amino-acid sequence MTDAFWIMLTGSLVAVTSGLLGCYLILRKMTMVGDAISHAVLPGIAIAFLISGSRNSVPMLIGAAAFGMLCTVLIELFHKKAKLQEDASIGISFTWLFALGVILITYFADKVDLDQDCVLYGDITFINFETWAGVPTAVWLLGSLFIFILGFILIGYKGLYLTTFDPDYAITLGVSVTLWHYLLMGAVSMTTVLSFESVGAILVVAFLIVPGATAYLITHKLKVMLLLAAAIGIVASVGGYYLALLLNASVSGAMVTVLGGLFLIAFCGNLLVSRNKKMLVPEPSAGV
- a CDS encoding metal-dependent transcriptional regulator, with the protein product MSTVISHTEENYLKAIFKLSEMQNGNVSTNAIAEKLSTTAASVTDMLKKLATKKLLHYEKYYGVSLTEKGKKLAKDLIRKHRLWETFLVDKLKFSWDEVDELAEQLEHINSEILTDRIDHFLGFPKFDPHGDPIPDKDGNIDYHEDITLDKMQKGDEGIIAGVIDHSTQFLQYLNKIQLVIHTRIKIKDDEEYDQSKVILINHKHELVVSQKVAANLLVRKTK